A single Anopheles funestus chromosome 2RL, idAnoFuneDA-416_04, whole genome shotgun sequence DNA region contains:
- the LOC125760662 gene encoding ADP-ribosylation factor-like protein 2-binding protein: MDFEENIIKRQNSSEYFDTVIGHIEDIVIGEEFQRMVNHFMECYYYEFEPGEENKIIYTEIYQKYTNMIEAHIVEHLNRKMTCFDMDLFAMELENKKTQLDGEIFELLYTLTDFLAFKDMVLDYKAFKEGAYDDLSKGISVTGLQK, from the exons ATGGATTTtgaggaaaatattattaaaagacAAAATTCAAGCGAATATTTCGACACTGTAATTGGCCACATTGAGGATATCGTGATTGGGGAAGAGTTTCAG CGTATGGTCAATCATTTTATGGAGTGCTATTACTACGAGTTTGAACcgggtgaagaaaataaaatcatctaCACGGAGATTTACCAAAAGTATACGAACATGATTGAAGCACACATCGTGGAACATCTGAACCGGAAGATGACCTGCTTCGATATGGATCTGTTTGCGATGGAGctagaaaacaagaaaacacagCTCGATGGAGAGATCTTTGAGTTGCTGTACACGCTGACGGACTTTCTCGCCTTCAAGGATATGGTGCTGGATTACAAGGCGTTCAAGGAAGGTGCATACGATGATCTGAGCAAAGGAATCAGCGTTACTGGTCTTCAGAAATAG
- the LOC125766005 gene encoding glycerol kinase, giving the protein MSGNGGHRSKFGSLIGVLYIGHTCCKCLIYATRNAEVLTCHESSLECHSPQSGWVEVDPLAVWETARMCLETAVQNLIILDINPHDIVAIGVCNQRETTVLWDRTTGVPLCNAIGWCDTRTSSVVGSILQRVRGKKNYLKSVCGLTVSNCFSAVKLRWMMENVAGVQQAVDDGRAAFGTLDSWIIWMLTGGVEAGIHVTDVTNASRTMLMNLERCVWDERLCRFFRIPSKILPEIRSSSEVYGYINDGPLTGIPIASCLGDQQAALLGQMCISAGQANCTIDEGMFVMFNTAQEIIDSDHGLLSTVAFQLGPRGAVYYALEGAIAHAGSSIGWLKQTLALEPPSCDAMNNSVSGLFPDGTANTQLVASFCSVSSPVPPYGESKMLPSSSGSRGGVIFVPAFSGYYTPYWRYKARGMMFGITLQTTAQQIMYAAHEAICHQVREVLESLAKDCPTWPRLTKLTVGGDLSEQRFLVQMLSDLNGLQVERPQTSTPACLGAMLAAGLATEILSIDQFRQNCVPPVDVFNTAFNSSQRDMKFRRWKMAVDRCLNFDSVSESDPVKLIGDGRDPDAFVRCSIPGSVFFVSSFVLIVVAQLMKQNGFA; this is encoded by the exons ATGAGTGGAAACGGAGGGCATCGTAGTAAGTTTGGGTCGCTGATAGGCGTCCTTTACATTGGGCACACATGCTGCAAGTGTCTG ATTTACGCTACAAGAAATGCGGAGGTGCTCACATGCCACGAATCGTCGCTCGAATGTCATTCGCCACAGTCAGGATGGGTTGAGGTTGATCCGTTGGCCGTATGGGAGACGGCACGAATGTGCTTGGAAACGGCGGTACAGAACCTGATCATATTGGACATAAATCCGCACGACATTGTGGCGATTGGTGTATGCAATCAACGCGAGACCACCGTCCTGTGGGATCGGACAACTGGCGTACCGCTGTGCAATGCAATCGGATGGTGTGATACGCGCACATCGAGCGTGGTTGGAAGCATTCTGCAGCGTGTACGAGGGAAGAAGAATTACCTTAAATCTGTATGCGGACTGACGGTTAGCAATTGCTTCAGTGCGGTTAAACTTCGATGGATGATGGAAAATGTGGCCGGTGTGCAGCAAGCGGTAGACGATGGACGGGCGGCGTTCGGTACGCTAGACAGCTGGATTATCTGGATGCTAACGGGCGGCGTCGAGGCAGGCATTCATGTGACGGACGTAACGAATGCATCCCGCACTATGCTGATGAATCTGGAACGTTGTGTGTGGGATGAACGGCTGTGTCGGTTCTTTCGCATTCCAAGCAAGATCCTGCCGGAAATACGCAGCAGCTCGGAAGTGTACGGATACATTAACGATGGTCCGCTGACTGGGATACCAATCGCCAGC TGTCTCGGTGATCAGCAGGCTGCCCTACTCGGACAAATGTGCATCAGCGCAGGGCAAGCCAATTGTACGATTGACGAAGGAATGTTCGTCATGTTTAACACTGCCCAGGAAATTATCGATTCCGACCATGGGTTGCTCTCAACCGTAGCGTTTCAGCTAGGTCCCCGTGGGGCCGTATATTACGCACTTGAAGGTGCTATCGCTCATGCTGGCTCATCGATCGGTTGGCTCAAGCAAACACTAGCGCTGGAACCACCGTCATGTGATGCGATGAACAACAGTGTTTCTGGGCTGTTTCCCGATGGCACCGCCAATACTCAGCTAGTGGCTTCATTCTGTTCCGTCAGCTCACCGGTGCCACCGTACGGTGAGTCGAAAATGCTTCCCAGCAGCAGTGGATCACGTGGTGGCGTTATTTTCGTACCTGCCTTTAGTGGATATTATACGCCGTACTGGCGATACAAGGCCCGTGGCATGATGTTTGGCATTACGCTACAAACAACGGCACAACAGATCATGTACGCAGCGCACGAAGCTATCTGCCATCAGGTACGTGAGGTGCTGGAATCGTTGGCAAAGGATTGTCCTACCTGGCCACGTTTAACGAAGCTAACGGTCGGTGGGGATTTGAGCGAACAACGATTTCTGGTACAGATGCTGTCCGATTTGAACGGGCTTCAGGTGGAACGGCCCCAAACATCTACACCGGCCTGTCTGGGTGCGATGCTCGCTGCTGGACTTGCCACCGAAATACTGTCCATCGATCAGTTTCGCCAAAACTGTGTACCACCGGTCGATGTATTCAATACTGCTTTCAATTCTAGTC AGAGAGATATGAAGTTTCGTCGTTGGAAAATGGCTGTCGATCGTTGTTTGAACTTTGACTCCGTGTCGGAAAGTGATCCCGTCAAGCTGATCGGTGATGGACGCGATCCGGACGCGTTCGTTCGCTGTTCGATCCCTGGGTCggtgtttttcgtttcatccTTTGTGCTTATCGTCGTTGCACAACTGATGAAGCAGAATGGTTTCGCGTAA
- the LOC125760653 gene encoding mRNA cap guanine-N7 methyltransferase — protein MSESQESNTCVPESRDSDSEPKQSQSNDGENGAKHSTIVASHYNKIEERGLVARKKSNIYFMRNFNNWIKSCVIEKYTALVKGRTLLGSPFRVLDMCCGKGGDLNKWSNSNVTHLICTDIAQVSLEQCENRFNTMFQKEREHQRKPKVEFFAADATLQQLRTKYHDPSLKLHLVSCQFAFHYSFESFKQADCMLKNAAECLDEGFYFIGTIPDANELMKRQRRAMSDTFGNDIYRIKFLCDTDNPPLFGAKYNFQLDEVVDCPEFLVHFPTLEKLALKHGLRLVEKKRFEELFDEHGHRKQGLLEKMQALETYPPAPYGRANADDQSKQPEQYKHAEEYGRQMSSHHQFRVGTLSQQEWEAATLYLFFAFQKMKTTYDTNGRPVYS, from the exons ATGTCTGAATCGCAAGAATCCAATACCTGTGTGCCTGAGAGCAGAGACTCCGACAGTGAACCAAAGCAAAGCCAAAGCAACGACGGTGAAAATGGGGCAAAACATAGTACAATCGTAGCCTCGCATTACAATAAAATTGAGGAACGGGGTTTGGTGGCTCGCAAAAAGTCAAACATATATTTTATGCGTAATTTCAACAACTGGATCAAAAGCTGTGTTATTGAAAAGTATACCGCACTGGTTAAGGGAAGGACTCTGCTGGGTTCACCGTTCCGGGTGTTGGATATGTGCTGTGGAAAGGGCGGTGATCTGAACAAATGGTCCAACTCGAATGTGACGCATCTGATCTGCACGGACATAGCGCAGGTCAGCCTAGAGCAGTGCGAGAATCGTTTCAACACAATGTTCCAAAAGGAACGGGAACATCAGCGGAAACCGAAGGTGGAGTTTTTCGCTGCCGATGCTACACTGCAGCAGCTCCGTACGAAGTACCACGATCCGTCGTTAAAGCTGCACCTGGTGAGCTGCCAGTTTGCGTTTCACTATTCGTTCGAGTCATTCAAGCAGGCGGACTGTATGCTAAAGAATGCAGCTGAATGTCTGGACGAAGGGTTCTACTTCATTGGTACGATTCCGGATGCAAACGAACTGATGAAACGGCAGCGCAGAGCCATGTCGGACACATTCGGGAACGATATCTATCGGATCAAATTCTTGTGCGATACGGATAATCCACCGCTGTTTGGAGCGAAGTACAATTTTCAGCTAGACGAGGTGGTTGATTGTCCAGAGTTTTTAGTCCATTTTCCGACCCTTGAAAAGTTGGCCTTAAAGCATGGTTTGAGGCTGGTGGAGAAGAAACGTTTCGAGGAGCTGTTCGACGAACATGGCCACCGTAAACAGGGATTGCTTGAGAAGATGCAGGCGTTGGAAACGTATCCGCCAGCACCGTACGGTCGGGCGAACGCAGATGATCAGTCGAAGCAACCGGAGCAGTATAAGCATGCGGAAGAGTACGGCAGACAAATGTCCTCTCACCATCAATTTCGAGTGGGGACACTATCGCAACAAGAATGGGAAGCGGCAA ctctgtatttgttttttgcatttcagaAAATGAAGACTACGTACGACACGAACGGTAGGCCTGTTTATTCTTAA
- the LOC125766008 gene encoding uncharacterized protein C18orf19 homolog A encodes MAAIALGMVRLTSLGVSKVPKCTSVKLLSVAPRYTSGNGFTRYVSSTLSASCIYSNNRCTTIRQPVPTWYTSVPVQWHDVPVRSFSQGDNWVRRQKQPANEQQQESDESTPAPEKLGLFARFKKMYKEYWYVLVPVHCLTSVMWFGGFYYASTSGVDVIAILESLGVSEALINPVRDSSLGHIAIAYLLYKIATPARYTVTLGGTTVSIKYLEQWGYIKPMPSKARMVQMYKDKKESIQEKIAEKKQDFKDRKQQLTEKKNNLMSDLKIQDKDTKSATTTATTSSVTDNK; translated from the exons ATGGCTGCTATAGCGCTAGGCATGGTACGTTTGACGTCATTAGGTGTTTCTAAGGTACCGAAATGCACTTCCGTCAAGCTGCTTTCTGTGGCACCCCGCTACACATCCGGCAATGGATTCACCAGATACGTAAGCAGCACGTTGTCGGCATCGTGCATCTACAGCAACAATCGATGCACCACGATACGCCAACCCGTTCCAACGTGGTACACCAGTGTCCCAGTGCAATGGCACGATGTGCCAGTACGCTCATTCTCACAGGGTGACAATTGGGTGCGTCGACAGAAACAACCCGCAAACGAACAACAGCAGGAAAGCGATGAATCCACACCCGCACCGGAGAAACTTGGCCTTTTTGCTCGGTTCAAGAAGATGTACAAGGAGTACTGGTACGTGCTCGTGCCCGTGCACTGTCTTACGTCGGTTATGTGGTTTGGTGGTTTCTACTACGCTTCCACCAGTGGCGTCGATGTGATCGCAATCCTCGAATCGCTCGGTGTGTCCGAAGCACTCATTAACCCGGTGCGAGATTCCAGCCTGGGCCACATAGCAATTGCGTACCTGTTGTATAAAATAGCCACACCGGCACGATACACGGTAACATTGG GTGGCACAACCGTTTCCATCAAGTATCTGGAGCAGTGGGGCTACATCAAACCGATGCCTTCCAAGGCGCGGATGGTGCAGATGTACAAAGACAAGAAGGAAAGCATCCAAGAGAAGATAGCGGAAAAGAAGCAAGACTTCAAGGACCGCAAACAACAGCTgacggagaagaaaaacaatctaaTGAGTGATTTAAAAATCCAGGATAAGGACACCAAATCGGCCACAACGACGGCGACGACCAGTAGCGTAACCGATAACAAATAG
- the LOC125760636 gene encoding nuclear pore complex protein Nup93-1, which produces MDFNALLQQAQKLTHETQVSDDLPRVERTLPQVLQATQELHSRVTQTGAQDMQAHILLGSNGIDLPKISQKLETLSSRKTFEPLDPIATTDVQNFLRNEKENAILAVIEEVHKNSYLAAETQKWDHMMNDWKQEKVKLMNALIGPSQNWIDIRKGPEQTILNETTFGGRSLLNSQEMAYAREVHEYNKLVCEGAMRPSLVQRFGQVADSFNDSRVNDIWEVVKYMANVTPIPRSQDPMKVRCSQHLFINQAKRYLENRYKVFMQTVISEHLREARRGGIPSVLNLVGSFVGLKLATHGLNSSFIGLQDGQVDGKPLWPMVYYCLRCGDVASALKCMQMAGQGHEDLIAVLEEKCHNPEQKTNPRLELQIRMQYKRQIRNATDPYKRAVYCIVGCCDIQEPHADIAKTTDDFLWIQLSLIRTEGDDSSEHLTCSGLQSMILEQYGEKHYNANEQPHLYFQLLALTGQYEAGIEFLSRFEKYRVHAVHIGLALNELHMIGGPRNLQEPLISVDFEDPQPMRRLNIARLIMLYVKKFEITDPPEALHYFYFLRNLKDSEGRNLFLVSVADLAIECRDFDLLFGRMQRDGMRSRGLIDQFETAHIDARIVCEMVAEKFVKKGMFEDAIKMFDLAFQQEQTLRYTSILLSQVVHHANKEGSLRERVQRMANEFTERYTGAEKNCDSQTWTTFNLLKDLAAFFDYYHAKNHQSAMDILERIKLVPLRMSDLDVAVNNFKRLSGEVSKVIPDLLLATMDIAYTKFKAMKGKDVAKFDDLGKKNQLSYLREQAKALTNMAAMVPYRMPGDTNSRLIQTEILMH; this is translated from the exons ATGGATTTCAATGCACTCCTGCAGCAAGCGCAAAAGCTTACCCATGAAACGCAAGTTTCGGATGATTTGCCGCGCGTGGAACGCACCCTGCCACAGGTACTGCAAGCTACGCAGGAACTGCATTCCCGGGTAACGCAAACGGGTGCGCAAGACATGCAAGC TCACATCCTTCTAGGATCGAACGGAATTGATCTgccaaaaatttcacaaaagcTCGAAACACTCAGTTCCCGCAAAACATTCGAACCGCTGGATCCCATCGCAACGACTGATGTGCAAAACTTTCTACgcaatgaaaaggaaaacgcTATACTCGCCGTAATCGAAGAAGTGCACAAGAAT TCATACTTAGCTGCCGAAACGCAGAAATGGGACCACATGATGAACGATTGGAAGCAGGAAAAGGTAAAGCTGATGAATGCGTTGATTGGACCATCGCAGAACTGGATCGACATTCGCAAAGGCCCCGAGCAGACCATTCTCAACGAAACCACGTTCGGTGGCAGATCCTTGCTAAACAGCCAGGAGATGGCTTACGCTCGTGAGGTGCACGAGTACAATAAGCTTGTGTGCGAAGGTGCGATGCGTCCGTCGTTGGTACAGCGATTTGGCCAGGTTGCGGATAGTTTCAACGATTCG cgTGTAAACGATATCTGGGAGGTTGTGAAGTACATGGCTAATGTGACACCTATCCCCAGAAGCCAAGATCCGATGAAAGTGCGCTGCTCGCAACATCTGTTCATCAACCAGGCCAAGCGCTACCTAGAAAATCGATACAAAGTATTCATGCAAACCGTAATATCGGAGCATCTGCGCGAAGCGCGTCGCGGTGGCATACCGAGTGTACTGAATTTGGTGGGCTCGTTCGTTGGTCTGAAACTTGCTACACACGGGCTGAATTCGTCGTTCATCGGATTACAGGATGGGCAAGTCGATGGGAAACCTCTATGGCCCATGGTATACTATTGCTTACGTTGCGGCGATGTCGCTTCCGCCCtgaaatgtatgcaaatggCTGGTCAGGGCCACGAGGATTTGATTGCAGTGCTGGAGGAAAAATGTCACAATCCGGAGCAGAAAACTAACCCACGGTTGGAATTGCAGATACGTATGCAGTACAAGAGACAAATACGCAACGCAACCGATCCGTACAAACGGGCTGTGTACTGTATCGTGGGCTGCTGTGACATACAAGAACCGCACGCCGACATTGCCAAAACGACGGACGATTTCCTCTGGATACAGCTTTCGCTGATACGGACTGAGGGCGACGACAGTTCCGAGCATTTGACCTGCTCCGGACTACAAAGCATGATCCTGGAACAGTATGGTGAAAAGCATTACAATGCCAACGAGCAGCCGCATCTATACTTTCAGCTGCTTGCGCTCACTGGACAGTACGAGGCTGGCATCGAATTTTTGTCTCGCTTCGAGAAGTATCGTGTCCACGCCGTTCACATTGGGCTCGCACTGAACGAACTGCACATGATTGGTGGTCCGCGCAATCTGCAGGAACCTTTGATATCAGTCGATTTCGAAGATCCACAACCGATGCGAAGGTTGAACATTGCGCGCTTGATCATGTTGTACGTGAAGAAGTTCGAAATTACCGATCCACCGGAAGCGTTACactatttctatttcttgcGCAATCTGAAGGACAGCGAGGGTCGAAATTTGTTCCTCGTGAGCGTAGCAGATCTAGCCATCGAGTGCCGTGACTTTGATCTACTGTTCGGCCGCATGCAGCGCGATGGAATGCGTTCGCGTGGATTGATCGATCAGTTTGAAACGGCTCACATCGATGCGCGGATCGTGTGCGAAATGGTGGCGGAAAAATTCGTCAAGAAGGGTATGTTCGAGGATGCGATCAAGATGTTCGATTTGGCTTTCCAGCAGGAGCAGACGCTTCGCTATACCTCCATACTGCTGTCGCAGGTGGTTCATCACGCCAACAAAGAGGGTTCACTGCGCGAGCGTGTTCAGCGTATGGCAAACGAATTCACGGAACGGTACACGGGCGCGGAGAAAAATTGTGACTCGCAGACGTGGACCACGTTTAATTTGCTAAAAGATTTGGCAGCCTTTTTCGATTACTATCATGCAAAAAATCATCAGTCCGCGATGGATATTCTCGAACGCATCAAACTCGTCCCGCTTCGGATGTCCGACCTGGACGTGGcagtaaacaattttaagCGATTGTCCGGCGAAGTGTCTAAGGTCATTCCAGACCTGTTGCTGGCTACGATGGACATTGCCTACACCAAGTTCAAGGCTATGAAAGGCAAGGATGTCGCCAAGTTCGATGACCTCGGCAAGAAGAAC CAACTAAGCTATCTGCGCGAGCAAGCTAAGGCCCTAACTAACATGGCCGCAATGGTGCCGTATCGCATGCCCGGAGATACCAATAGTAGACTTATTCAAACGGAAATCCTCATGCACTGA
- the LOC125766006 gene encoding protein arginine N-methyltransferase 1: MASTSTDVPMESVDTAGPVPGALSPNTVNGNGNDLATNAEDMTSRDYYFDSYAHFGIHEEMLKDEVRTLTYRNAMYHNKHLFKGKVVLDIGCGTGILSMFAAKAGAAKVIAIECSNIVDYAQKIIEANNLQETITLVKGKVEEVTLPDGYDQVDIIISEWMGYCLFYESMLDTVIYARDKWLKKDTGMMFPDRCTLFVTAIEDRQYKDEKINWWDDVYGFNMSSIRKVAISEPLVDVVDPKQIVTTSYMVKEIDLYTVKKEDLEFESPFHLLIKRNDFVQALVTYFNVEFTKCHKRLSFSTSPDAPYTHWKQTVFYFDDYLTVKKGEEIYGTFKMKPNVRNNRDLDFTVDLHFKGELSQVHEKNHYRMR; encoded by the exons atg GCCAGTACGAGTACGGATGTGCCGATGGAGTCGGTGGATACGGCCGGACCGGTACCTGGTGCACTGAGCCCAAACACAGTGAATGGCAACGGGAATGATCTGGCCACCAACGCCGAGGATATGACGTCGCGCGACTATTATTTCGACTCGTATGCACATTTCGGCATCCACGAGGAGATGTTGAAGGACGAGGTACGCACGCTGACCTACCGGAACGCGATGTACCACAACAAGCATCTATTCAAGGGGAAGGTCGTGCTGGATATCGGCTGCGGTACCGGCATCTTGTCGATGTTCGCGGCAAAAGCCGGTGCGGCGAAGGTCATTGCGATCGAGTGTTCGAACATTGTCGACTACGCACAGAAGATCATCGAGGCAAACAACCTGCAGGAGACGATCACGCTGGTGAAGGGCAAGGTCGAGGAAGTAACACTGCCGGATGGGTACGACCAGGTGGATATCATCATTTCTGAATGGATGGGTTACTGTCTGTTCTACGAATCCATGCTGGACACGGTCATATATGCGCGGGACAAGTGGCTGAAGAAGGACACGGGCATGATGTTCCCGGACCGGTGTACACTATTCGTGACAGCGATCGAAGATCGACAGTACAAGGATGAGAAGATCAACTGGTGGGATGATGTGTACGGGTTCAACATGAGCTCGATTCGCAAGGTAGCGATTAGCGAACCGCTTGTGGACGTGGTGGACCCGAAGCAGATCGTCACGACCTCGTACATGGTCAAGGAGATCGATCTGTACACGGTGAAGAAGGAAGACCTGGAGTTCGAATCGCCCTTCCATTTGTTAATAAAGCGGAACGATttcgtgcaggcgctcgtgACGTACTTTAACGTGGAGTTCACCAAGTGCCACAAGCGGCTCTCATTCAGCACATCGCCGGATGCGCCGTACACGCACTGGAAGCAGACGGTGTTTTACTTTGACGACTATCTGACAGTGAAGAAGGGTGAAGAAATTTACGGCACGTTCAAGATGAAGCCGAACGTGCGCAACAATAGGGATCTGGACTTTACGGTCGATCTGCACTTCAAGGGCGAGCTGTCGCAGGTGCATGAAAAGAACCACTATCGGATGCGCTAG
- the LOC125760658 gene encoding UDP-N-acetylglucosamine transferase subunit ALG14 homolog, whose translation MAFLSSILLFAACLLLVRLIQLLVSVRRGQSGSVLSPRTTPARTMVVMGSGGHTAEMLRIVDRLDCERYSPRQYVIASTDKTSVVKVIESEIRREPDPEKQTYEIITIPRSRDVHQSYVSSIATTVLALINCVPLVLKARPELILTNGPGTCVPVCLVAFLARLLFLNTKCRIVFIESFCRVRSLSLSGRILLYIVDMFVVQWPELLEKTSTTRTDVRCFGRL comes from the coding sequence ATGGCGTTTTTATCATCAATACTACTTTTCGCTGCCTGCTTGCTGTTGGTACGATTAATACAGCTGCTTGTATCGGTACGCCGTGGCCAAAGCGGGTCCGTCCTTTCCCCACGTACCACTCCTGCCCGCACAATGGTTGTGATGGGATCGGGTGGCCATACGGCCGAAATGCTCCGCATAGTCGACCGTCTAGATTGCGAACGTTATTCTCCGCGACAGTACGTGATCGCCAGTACGGACAAAACGAGCGTTGTGAAAGTTATCGAGAGCGAGATCCGTCGGGAACCGGATCCGGAGAAGCAGACGTACGAAATCATCACCATTCCCCGCAGCCGGGACGTTCACCAGAGCTACGTCAGCTCCATCGCAACGACCGTGCTGGCGCTGATTAACTGTGTACCGCTCGTGCTGAAGGCTCGCCCGGAGCTTATTCTTACCAACGGGCCCGGTACGTGCGTGCCCGTATGTTTGGTCGCATTTCTGGCTCGGCTGCTCTTTCTCAACACCAAATGTAGAATCGTGTTCATCGAAAGCTTCTGCCGCGTGCGCAGTCTTTCGTTGAGTGGCCGCATACTGCTCTACATCGTGGATATGTTCGTAGTACAGTGGCCCGAGCTGCTCGAGAAGACGTCCACCACGCGAACGGACGTGCGTTGCTTTGGGCGGTTATAA